From one Mycosarcoma maydis chromosome 17, whole genome shotgun sequence genomic stretch:
- a CDS encoding putative NADH-ubiquinone oxidoreductase, which translates to MDKLPSAEEMRETLAQREEKIRESWVRTMEARIVREELQKCHKAEGVNHYQVCSDLAKKYHSLLADAKVKGFRVIDTA; encoded by the exons ATGGACAAGCTTCCGAGCGCTGAAGAGATGCGAG AAACGCTCGCGCAACGAGAGGAAAAGATCCGAGAATCATGGGTGCGAACTATGGAGGCAAGAATCGTCCGTGAAGAATTGCAAAAGTGCCACAAGGCCGAAGGCGTCAACCACTACCAGGTCTGCAGTGATCTCGCCAAAAAGTACCATTCGCTGTTGGCCGATGCCAAG GTCAAGGGCTTCCGAGTTATCGACACTGCGTAA
- a CDS encoding tubulin-binding prefolding complex subunit GIM4 (related to GIM4 - Gim complex component (prefoldin subunit 2)), which yields MSSAATQKPAQAAGQKRQLSEQEAAQLYQSRRSELQGIASKIGELEGEADEHKLVIDTLTEASKADPDRKCFRLIGGVLVERTVKEVLPALQTNLEGLKQILETLLKQYKQKESELQDFQREYAN from the exons ATGTCATCAGCGGCGACACAGAAGCCtgcgcaagcagcaggacAGAAGCGACAGCTATCCGAACAAG AGGCGGCACAACTTTACCAGTCACGACGATCCGAACTGCAAGGTATCGCATCCAAGATTGGCGAACTCGAGGGCGAAGCTGATGAGCACAA ACTTGTCATCGATACACTCACCGAAGCATCGAAAGCTGACCCGGATCGCAAGTGTTTCCGTCTCATCGGCGGTGTTCTGGTAGAGCGCACGGTCAAAGAGGTGCTTCCGGCGCTTCAAACCAATCTCGAAGGC ctcaagcagatccTCGAAACACTTCTCAAGCAGTACAAGCAGAAAGAATCCGAGTTACAAGACTTTCAGCGCGAATATGCCAACTGA